The Ralstonia insidiosa region AGATCGGCCACGGCGAGGATGGCAGCGGTGTCCTCAAAATCCTGGATCTCGTCGCTGAGCGACACCATCGCCATACCCGGCGGCGGCGATGCGGCCTGCTGGGCAGCCGGCCCTTTCTGGATGGAGAGGAAGGTGACATCGGGTCGGCACAGTGGTGCGAGGTCTACCAGCCTCATCGAACGGTTGGCGTCATTGACGTGCGTGGGGCGCCCGGCCCACACCAGCGCCACCAGTGGGCGCGGCAAACCGGCCAGACGTGCCTGCCACTTGGCTACACGCTGCGGGTCTGCCGACAAATACGGTGTTGTGCCAAGCAAGTCTGTGAGCTTCAGGCCCATCACCATGGGAAGGCTCATCAGCTCGCAATGCACGTCAAACGCGGGCGGCAGGTTGCCGCGCACGGTCAGCGCATCGAAACCGCTGCAGCGGCTGGCCAGCGATGCGCTCTCCGCGTTCACCTCCAGGATGACGCGCGCGCCGCCGCGCTCCTTCGCCCAGCGCACCATGCGCAGGAACTGGAAGGTATCGCCGTAACCCTGCTCATCGTGGATCAACAGCGTCTTGCCGCGGATGGGCTGACCAGTCCAACGCGGGCGCTGGACCTTGCGCTCGATCGCTGCCGTGTGCGGCATGCCGTAGCGGTGGTGATACTCGCGCCAGCCGCGCTCAAAGTTGCCTTGCAGCAGCAGCGTTTCCGCCAGGTTGAAGCGTGCGGTGAGATTGCCGGGCATGTTGGCAACCAGCATCTCCTGGATGGACTGTGTCTCGGCAATCTTGCCTTGCGGGCGAATCGCGTCGGCCAGCAACTGCCACAACACCAGCGGCCCCGTGCCGGACGCCAGAAACGGACGTACGAACGCCTCCGCTTCGGTCAAGCGCCCATCGACCAGCAGCGCACGGCCTTGGCGCTCGACCGTCGCGACATCAACCGTATTCATGTTCATGGCGCGCTGATCCCGAGTGCAGCGAGCAGCGGGCCGAGGTGGCTTGCGTGCTTCTGCCAGCGCCCCTTGGACGTGGTGTAGATCGGCTGGCGTACCTGGTTGACGCTGGCGGTGCGCACCACGCGGTCGTTTGCGTGGAACTGCAGGCAGGCGTCTTCCCAGGGCAGGCCGAGGAAGCTGACCAGGCGCCGCGCCTCGCCCTCCAAGTCATCCACCACGTGCTCATAGTCCACTTCGATGAAGCGATCGGCCGGCAGGACTTGGGCCCAGTGGGCCATCAGCTTCTGATAGTCGGTATAGAACTCGCCAAGCTCCGCCAGATCGTAGGAGAACGGCTGCTCACCGCCGAATTGCTTGGTGTAGCACGACAGGCACGTATCCACCGGATTACGCCGGCAATGGATGATGCGCGCACCGGGCAGGATCAGCGGAATCAACCCCGCATACATGAAATTGCCCGGCATCTTGTCGATCAGGCGTTGCCGACCTTGTGCCAGCGGTTCGATACGGTCCAGGTAGGCGCGGCCCAGGTGTTGCGCGCCCGCTGCCGTCAACGCCTGCCCAATATCGGGGAACGGCCCGGCACCCTCCACCACCAGACGCAGCGTCGAAAGCTCGCCCGCGCCCGTGACCTGCGAGTGCGACGACAGAATTTGCTCGATCAGCGTAGTGCCCGAGCGCGGCATCCCGACGATGAAGACCGGCAGATCAGACTGCGCGCCGGCGCCCGCCAAGTGCGCCATCCGCTCGGCAGTGAAGACTTCAGCGATGCGCTGCATCCATTGCCGGGTCGCCTTGGCGTCGTAACCGAACGTCGAGCGCTTCTGCTGGTTTGCGGTATGCAGGTGCGCGAAGGCGCGCGGCGCATCCTGCAGGTCGAGGTAGGCCTTGCCAAGCGCGAAATGCGCTGTGATGCGTTCGCTCAATGGCTTCGGTGCCTCGCTGGCGAGCCAGGCCTCGATGGCGTCGACATCCGAATCACCAGCCTGGAATGTCTTGGCTTCGGCGCGCGCCGTCAGCACCCGTACAGAACCGGGGAACATCGACAGCGCCCGATCGAACGCCGCCCGAGCGGCCTCTTTCTGGCCTGACTCCATCAGGAGCATGGCGCACCCGACCAATGCCTCTTCCGCCACTGTGCCGGGCAACGTTGCAGCCTGCTCGAAATGCGCGAGCGCCTGGTCGGTTTGACCCAGCCCCTGCAGCACCTGCGCCAGCGCGTGATGGGCTTCGGCACTGCGCGGCGCCAGGGTCACGGCCTGCTGTGCGCACGCGAGCGCAGCGTCCAGGCGCTCCAGTTGCTTCAACGCCGTCGCCCGGGCGACGAGTCCGGCGGGATGCTGTGGTGCAAACGACTGCAACGCATCCAACGCCTGCAGCGCCGCGGCATGCCGATGGCGCGTCGCCTCCGCATCGGCCAGGTTCAGGTAGGCATCAATCAGATGCGGGCTGAGTTCGATGGCCAGGCGCGCCTCTGCGGCGGCCTGGTCGTACTGCCCGTGCGCAGTCAGCAGGAAAGCGAGATTGCTGTGCGCCTCGGCATAGTGCGGATTCAGCGCCAACGCCTGGCGGTAGTGCTGCTCGGCCTGGCCTAGCCTGTCCAGACGCCTGTACGTATTGGCCAGATTGTTGTGCGCTTCCGGTGCATCGGGCGTGAGCGCCACCACCCGTTCCAGGCATGCGAGGCTTTGCTCAAGCTTGCCCGCTTCCTGCAGCAGGATGCCGAGATTGCTCCAGCCCGGAACCAGCGATGAGTCCAACGCCACCGCACGCTCGGCCGCTTCCTGACCCTCGGCCAGCATGCCCCTCTGGCGATACATCTCCGCCAGGTTGCTGGAATAGATGGCGGGTGCGCGTGGGGCCATGCAAGCCTGACGCACGTGCGCAATGGCCAGATCCAGGTTGCCATAGGCATGCGCCATGAGCCCGAGCAGGTGCAAGGCATCGGCCTGCCCCGGCCACGCGGCCAGCACACGCTGGCAATAGATTTCGGCTTCGGCTGCCTGGCCTGCGTTCCAGTGTGCATACGCACGGTTGAGCGCTTCGGGAATGCTGATTGGGTCGGAATTGAGCGCGCTCGACATGCGTGGCTCCAATGAATCAAATGGGGAAAAACCAGTCCGATCGGACCGCCTGCGGGAGTCTGGTTGACCGCCCCCCATAAAGCAATGAGCGCGCTCCCCCTTTCGGGAGGCGCGCCATTGGCACATCACTTCAAGACGTTAGAACAGCTGGCGCAGTTGCAGGCTGCCGGCATGCGATACATACCCACTACCCACTTGCAGCGAGTAACGCGCGCTGATGCTCAGGTTGTTTGCCCGCAGCAGCTTGACGCCGGCCGAGAGCACCGCCGAGTCGTTCACCGGGCTGGCACCCAGCGACGTGAAGCTGGTCTGACCCGTCGGGTCTGCCGCGAAGCTGGCTTGCGTCTGCGTACGCGTGTTGTTGTACTCATGACGCCATGCCACCTGCAGTTCCGGCACGAGCGTGCCGTACGAGGTTGCCAGCTCACGCGAGAACTTCACGCCGATGTCGCTGGTGACCGACGTCGTGTGCGACGCACCCACCGACAGCGCTGCACCATTGCCGCCCGATTCGGTGTAGCCGTTCTGACGCAGGTAGCCATACGTCAGGCTGGCCAGCGGCGTGACCGTGGCAACGGCGGTCGCAAACGGATAGCCGGCTTCCGCGCGGGCCACATACTGCGTGCCGCTGAAGCTACCGTCGGCATTGCCCGAGAAGCCGGCAAAGTTGACGGCGCGGGTGGTGTCGTAGTGCTGCTGCACGGCACCCGCCGACAGGTTTGCGTACCACGGGCTGCCCGTGTAGCTGGCGTAGCCCATCAGGCCGAACGAGTTCACACGCGTCGAGTTGCCGTCGGTGTCGCCCGTGTTGCTGATCTTGGCGTTGCTGTAGCTGAACACACCGCCCGCACGCCACGCGTCGTTGACCGCGTGATCGACGCCGAACAGCAGGCCGCCGAAGTTGGCGCTGTAGCCATCCACCTGATCACGTTGGCCCTGGTGTGCGTGGCCGCCGAATGCCTGACCCCACACGCCCCATGCCGGACCGGCTTCACCGGTCGAGACACCGCTCAGGCCACCGGCCTGGGCAAGGCGCACGCTGTCCGCATGCGTGGAGATGATGTTGAGCACATCCAGCGTCGGTGCCAGTGCAGCCTGGGCGGTCGAGCCCTGCGACACCGGGTTCAGTTGCTTGCCGGCGCGGTTGGCCGCGTCGCTGCTGCCCAGGTTCAGCGCCATCGAGGCGTTGTACAGGTTCAGCAGGCCCGGATCGCTGATGCCCGTGTACTGGGACAGGCCTGTGAGCGCCGCTTGGGCGTTCGGCACGGTCGCCGGCGGGGTGGGAGCCGGGGCAGGCGCGGGAGCCGGTGCCGGGGCAGGTGCCGGCGAAGGGCTCGTGGTCGGGATCAGAGCTGCGCTGACCACGGTCACCACCAGGTCGCTACGGCCATTGGCCGTGACGTTCGCACCGGTCAGGACACTGTTGTAACCGCGGATCGAATACCGGAGCGTGCCTTCGTTGTAGTTGGTGCCGGTGCTCGACGCATCGACGATCACGTAACGCTGGCCAGCCGCAAACGGATACGGGTTGACCTGCGCAAACGAAACGGCCGAGCCCGCGGCAAGGTTCACCGCGCCCGAGACAATCAGTCGGCCATAGCCGCGGTCGCCCGTGAGGGCGCCGTTGGCGATCGCACCGGTGTTCACGCCGATCTGCAGCGTACCGGCCGCGCTCTGGTTGTAGGTGCCAAGAATGTTGATCGCGTTGTTGACCTGCAGGACTGCGCCCGTGTTGCTCACGGCCACCTGACCGGTGGGAGCGGCCACGGCTGGGCCAACGCTGAGTATGTTGGTGGGCGCGGCACCAATGTTGTCGTTCAACACCAGGTTGCCCGAGCCGAATACAACGTTCGTGCCAGAGCTGGTGATCGTGCCGATCGTTCCGCCAAAGCCGGTCAGCGTGCCGAATGTCGAGCCCGCTCCACCATTGATGGTCAGGGCTTGAGGGCTCTGGTTCGTAATATTGCCGGCGATCACGCCTGAGTTGGTGATCGTGCCAATCGACCCGCCGTTGACGATGGCATTGCCAGCGCCCGTGATGGTGCCGCTGTTATCCACCGCGCCGATCGACCCGGCGCTGAGAATGCCGGCGACAAATGGCATGGTGCCCACGGTGCCACCGCTGATCGTTCCGCGGTTGACCAGCGTGCCGATCATGCTGGTGTTGTAAAGCCCTGGCACGCGACCGCTGATCACACCGTTGTTGGTCAGCGAGTTGATCGTTCCTTGGTTGGTGATACCAACGCCGCCGCCGCTAATGCTGCCGCTATTGGTGAGCGTGCCGATCGAGCCGCCGTTGAAAACGCCGGCATTCTGCTGACCGGTACCCGAGGGGAGGCCAAGAATGGTGCCGCTGTTGCTCAGCGTCTGGATCGTGCCGAAGTTGTTGATACCTGTGACGCTACCGCTAATGACGCCGCTCGCGTTGTTGGTCAACGCGCTGATCGTACCGCCGTAGCTTGTGATGCCAACGGAGTTGGTACCAGTACCACTAATGGTCCCGCTGTTGGTCAGCGCACCGATGGTGCCGTTGTTGGCAATGCCGGTATTGCCGCCAGTGATGGTACCGCCAGCGTTGTTGTTCAACGCGGTAATCGTGCCGCCGGAACCATTGATCCCCAACGCACTGCCGTTGATGGTGCCGCTGTTCGTCAACGTACCGATCGCGGCACTGTTGACGATGGCCGCCACACCACCTTGGATGACGCCACTCGCTGCGTTGTTCAGCGTAGTGATCGCACCTCCGTTAGTGATGCCATAGCCTGCAGCGACGCTGCCCGTACCCCCGCCAACGCCACCAAACCCATTGATGGCGCCGGTGTTGCTGAGCGTGACGATGGTCCCTTGGTTCTCAATACCGAAGCCGGTGCCGCCCTGACCGCCGATTCCGCCAATGCCGCCAATGCCGCCGTTGCCGCCCTGGCCAAGGATGGTGCCGCCGTTGTTCAGCGTCGTGATCAGCGCGCTGTTGATCAGGCCCGTGCCGCTACCGCCTGCGCCGCCTACACCGCTGGGCACGCCAGAACCGCCAGCGCCGCCGGTACCGCCGACGCCCATGATCGTGCCGTTATTGTTCAGCGTCGTGATGTTGCTTGCCGCCAGGCCAAACGCGTTTCCGCCCCCACTCCCTGGCCCGCCGGGCATGGGCATTGGCGGCGTACCAGGCGGCGTACCAGGCGGCATCATGATGCCGCCGTTCATACCGTTGCTCCCCGCCTGGCCGATCGCACTGATGACGCCGCCGGCTGCGTTGTTCAACGTATCGATCGAGCCGCCGTAAGAGCCGATCCCGACATTGGTCCCGCGGATCGTGCCGCTGTTGCTGAGCGTGCCCAGCGTGCCATCGGTCATCAGCGCAGTGCTGGCGCTCG contains the following coding sequences:
- a CDS encoding tetratricopeptide repeat-containing sulfotransferase family protein produces the protein MSSALNSDPISIPEALNRAYAHWNAGQAAEAEIYCQRVLAAWPGQADALHLLGLMAHAYGNLDLAIAHVRQACMAPRAPAIYSSNLAEMYRQRGMLAEGQEAAERAVALDSSLVPGWSNLGILLQEAGKLEQSLACLERVVALTPDAPEAHNNLANTYRRLDRLGQAEQHYRQALALNPHYAEAHSNLAFLLTAHGQYDQAAAEARLAIELSPHLIDAYLNLADAEATRHRHAAALQALDALQSFAPQHPAGLVARATALKQLERLDAALACAQQAVTLAPRSAEAHHALAQVLQGLGQTDQALAHFEQAATLPGTVAEEALVGCAMLLMESGQKEAARAAFDRALSMFPGSVRVLTARAEAKTFQAGDSDVDAIEAWLASEAPKPLSERITAHFALGKAYLDLQDAPRAFAHLHTANQQKRSTFGYDAKATRQWMQRIAEVFTAERMAHLAGAGAQSDLPVFIVGMPRSGTTLIEQILSSHSQVTGAGELSTLRLVVEGAGPFPDIGQALTAAGAQHLGRAYLDRIEPLAQGRQRLIDKMPGNFMYAGLIPLILPGARIIHCRRNPVDTCLSCYTKQFGGEQPFSYDLAELGEFYTDYQKLMAHWAQVLPADRFIEVDYEHVVDDLEGEARRLVSFLGLPWEDACLQFHANDRVVRTASVNQVRQPIYTTSKGRWQKHASHLGPLLAALGISAP
- a CDS encoding autotransporter outer membrane beta-barrel domain-containing protein, whose amino-acid sequence is MTLAIAAALSSMAPAIAAADTTVSTAITTQQFWGAGNYTVTSSGSVSSASTALMTDGTLGTLSNSGTIRGTNVGIGSYGGSIDTLNNAAGGVISAIGQAGSNGMNGGIMMPPGTPPGTPPMPMPGGPGSGGGNAFGLAASNITTLNNNGTIMGVGGTGGAGGSGVPSGVGGAGGSGTGLINSALITTLNNGGTILGQGGNGGIGGIGGIGGQGGTGFGIENQGTIVTLSNTGAINGFGGVGGGTGSVAAGYGITNGGAITTLNNAASGVIQGGVAAIVNSAAIGTLTNSGTINGSALGINGSGGTITALNNNAGGTITGGNTGIANNGTIGALTNSGTISGTGTNSVGITSYGGTISALTNNASGVISGSVTGINNFGTIQTLSNSGTILGLPSGTGQQNAGVFNGGSIGTLTNSGSISGGGVGITNQGTINSLTNNGVISGRVPGLYNTSMIGTLVNRGTISGGTVGTMPFVAGILSAGSIGAVDNSGTITGAGNAIVNGGSIGTITNSGVIAGNITNQSPQALTINGGAGSTFGTLTGFGGTIGTITSSGTNVVFGSGNLVLNDNIGAAPTNILSVGPAVAAPTGQVAVSNTGAVLQVNNAINILGTYNQSAAGTLQIGVNTGAIANGALTGDRGYGRLIVSGAVNLAAGSAVSFAQVNPYPFAAGQRYVIVDASSTGTNYNEGTLRYSIRGYNSVLTGANVTANGRSDLVVTVVSAALIPTTSPSPAPAPAPAPAPAPAPTPPATVPNAQAALTGLSQYTGISDPGLLNLYNASMALNLGSSDAANRAGKQLNPVSQGSTAQAALAPTLDVLNIISTHADSVRLAQAGGLSGVSTGEAGPAWGVWGQAFGGHAHQGQRDQVDGYSANFGGLLFGVDHAVNDAWRAGGVFSYSNAKISNTGDTDGNSTRVNSFGLMGYASYTGSPWYANLSAGAVQQHYDTTRAVNFAGFSGNADGSFSGTQYVARAEAGYPFATAVATVTPLASLTYGYLRQNGYTESGGNGAALSVGASHTTSVTSDIGVKFSRELATSYGTLVPELQVAWRHEYNNTRTQTQASFAADPTGQTSFTSLGASPVNDSAVLSAGVKLLRANNLSISARYSLQVGSGYVSHAGSLQLRQLF
- a CDS encoding glycosyltransferase family 9 protein, with the translated sequence MNMNTVDVATVERQGRALLVDGRLTEAEAFVRPFLASGTGPLVLWQLLADAIRPQGKIAETQSIQEMLVANMPGNLTARFNLAETLLLQGNFERGWREYHHRYGMPHTAAIERKVQRPRWTGQPIRGKTLLIHDEQGYGDTFQFLRMVRWAKERGGARVILEVNAESASLASRCSGFDALTVRGNLPPAFDVHCELMSLPMVMGLKLTDLLGTTPYLSADPQRVAKWQARLAGLPRPLVALVWAGRPTHVNDANRSMRLVDLAPLCRPDVTFLSIQKGPAAQQAASPPPGMAMVSLSDEIQDFEDTAAILAVADLLISVDSSPVHLAGALGRPAWVMLPFVPDWRWLLGRSDTPWYPSVRLFRQPSRGDWGSVMGDMAQALAQLAGGQG